A window of the Gossypium arboreum isolate Shixiya-1 chromosome 2, ASM2569848v2, whole genome shotgun sequence genome harbors these coding sequences:
- the LOC108466741 gene encoding OVARIAN TUMOR DOMAIN-containing deubiquitinating enzyme 4-like isoform X4 encodes MKRMPKQETWIGIPGDGRCLFRSVIHGAWLRSGKQSPSESCQKDLADELRDKVVDEFIKRRADTEWFLEGDFDNYVVQMRQPHIWGGEPELLMCSHVLQTPITVYMRDKNAGTLKIISEYGQEYAGGRKDDLGIIAP; translated from the exons atgaaacgAATGCCTAAACAGGAAACTTGGATTG GCATTCCTGGTGATGGGAGATGTTTGTTCCGGTCAGTAATTCATGGTGCTTGGCTGAGGTCAGGGAAGCAGTCTCCAAGTGAGAGCTGTCAGAAAGATCTTGCTGATGAACTCAGAGATAAA GTTGTTGATGAATTCATCAAGAGGCGGGCAGACACTGAATG GTTCCTTGAGGGTGATTTTGACAACTATGTTGTGCAGATGCGGCAGCCTCATATTTGGGGAGGAGAACCTGAGCTGCTAATGTGCTCACATGTCCTACA GACCCCAATAACAGTTTACATGAGGGATAAGAATGCGGGTACCCTCAAAATTATATCCGAGTATGGTCAAGAGTATG CAGGTGGAAGAAAAGATGACTTGGGGATAATTGCACCCTAA
- the LOC108466741 gene encoding OVARIAN TUMOR DOMAIN-containing deubiquitinating enzyme 4-like isoform X2 has product MKRMPKQETWIGIPGDGRCLFRSVIHGAWLRSGKQSPSESCQKDLADELRDKVVDEFIKRRADTEWFLEGDFDNYVVQMRQPHIWGGEPELLMCSHVLQTPITVYMRDKNAGTLKIISEYGQEYGKENPIKVLYHGYGHYDVLMSPENSASSKPRWKKR; this is encoded by the exons atgaaacgAATGCCTAAACAGGAAACTTGGATTG GCATTCCTGGTGATGGGAGATGTTTGTTCCGGTCAGTAATTCATGGTGCTTGGCTGAGGTCAGGGAAGCAGTCTCCAAGTGAGAGCTGTCAGAAAGATCTTGCTGATGAACTCAGAGATAAA GTTGTTGATGAATTCATCAAGAGGCGGGCAGACACTGAATG GTTCCTTGAGGGTGATTTTGACAACTATGTTGTGCAGATGCGGCAGCCTCATATTTGGGGAGGAGAACCTGAGCTGCTAATGTGCTCACATGTCCTACA GACCCCAATAACAGTTTACATGAGGGATAAGAATGCGGGTACCCTCAAAATTATATCCGAGTATGGTCAAGAGTATGGTAAGGAAAACCCCATCAAAGTTCTGTATCATGGTTACGGACACTATGATGTATTGATGAGTCCAGAAAACAGTGCCTCTTCTAAACC CAGGTGGAAGAAAAGATGA
- the LOC108466741 gene encoding OVARIAN TUMOR DOMAIN-containing deubiquitinating enzyme 4-like isoform X1, producing the protein MKRMPKQETWIGIPGDGRCLFRSVIHGAWLRSGKQSPSESCQKDLADELRDKVVDEFIKRRADTEWFLEGDFDNYVVQMRQPHIWGGEPELLMCSHVLQTPITVYMRDKNAGTLKIISEYGQEYGKENPIKVLYHGYGHYDVLMSPENSASSKPWKKR; encoded by the exons atgaaacgAATGCCTAAACAGGAAACTTGGATTG GCATTCCTGGTGATGGGAGATGTTTGTTCCGGTCAGTAATTCATGGTGCTTGGCTGAGGTCAGGGAAGCAGTCTCCAAGTGAGAGCTGTCAGAAAGATCTTGCTGATGAACTCAGAGATAAA GTTGTTGATGAATTCATCAAGAGGCGGGCAGACACTGAATG GTTCCTTGAGGGTGATTTTGACAACTATGTTGTGCAGATGCGGCAGCCTCATATTTGGGGAGGAGAACCTGAGCTGCTAATGTGCTCACATGTCCTACA GACCCCAATAACAGTTTACATGAGGGATAAGAATGCGGGTACCCTCAAAATTATATCCGAGTATGGTCAAGAGTATGGTAAGGAAAACCCCATCAAAGTTCTGTATCATGGTTACGGACACTATGATGTATTGATGAGTCCAGAAAACAGTGCCTCTTCTAAACC GTGGAAGAAAAGATGA
- the LOC108466741 gene encoding OVARIAN TUMOR DOMAIN-containing deubiquitinating enzyme 4-like isoform X5 codes for MKRMPKQETWIGIPGDGRCLFRSVIHGAWLRSGKQSPSESCQKDLADELRDKVVDEFIKRRADTEWFLEGDFDNYVVQMRQPHIWGGEPELLMCSHVLQTPITVYMRDKNAGTLKIISEYGQEYGGRKDDLGIIAP; via the exons atgaaacgAATGCCTAAACAGGAAACTTGGATTG GCATTCCTGGTGATGGGAGATGTTTGTTCCGGTCAGTAATTCATGGTGCTTGGCTGAGGTCAGGGAAGCAGTCTCCAAGTGAGAGCTGTCAGAAAGATCTTGCTGATGAACTCAGAGATAAA GTTGTTGATGAATTCATCAAGAGGCGGGCAGACACTGAATG GTTCCTTGAGGGTGATTTTGACAACTATGTTGTGCAGATGCGGCAGCCTCATATTTGGGGAGGAGAACCTGAGCTGCTAATGTGCTCACATGTCCTACA GACCCCAATAACAGTTTACATGAGGGATAAGAATGCGGGTACCCTCAAAATTATATCCGAGTATGGTCAAGAGTATG GTGGAAGAAAAGATGACTTGGGGATAATTGCACCCTAA
- the LOC108466741 gene encoding OVARIAN TUMOR DOMAIN-containing deubiquitinating enzyme 4-like isoform X6, which translates to MEFGEGIPGDGRCLFRSVIHGAWLRSGKQSPSESCQKDLADELRDKVVDEFIKRRADTEWFLEGDFDNYVVQMRQPHIWGGEPELLMCSHVLQTPITVYMRDKNAGTLKIISEYGQEYGGRKDDLGIIAP; encoded by the exons ATGGAATTCGGCGAag GCATTCCTGGTGATGGGAGATGTTTGTTCCGGTCAGTAATTCATGGTGCTTGGCTGAGGTCAGGGAAGCAGTCTCCAAGTGAGAGCTGTCAGAAAGATCTTGCTGATGAACTCAGAGATAAA GTTGTTGATGAATTCATCAAGAGGCGGGCAGACACTGAATG GTTCCTTGAGGGTGATTTTGACAACTATGTTGTGCAGATGCGGCAGCCTCATATTTGGGGAGGAGAACCTGAGCTGCTAATGTGCTCACATGTCCTACA GACCCCAATAACAGTTTACATGAGGGATAAGAATGCGGGTACCCTCAAAATTATATCCGAGTATGGTCAAGAGTATG GTGGAAGAAAAGATGACTTGGGGATAATTGCACCCTAA
- the LOC108466741 gene encoding OVARIAN TUMOR DOMAIN-containing deubiquitinating enzyme 4-like isoform X3 has translation MEFGEGIPGDGRCLFRSVIHGAWLRSGKQSPSESCQKDLADELRDKVVDEFIKRRADTEWFLEGDFDNYVVQMRQPHIWGGEPELLMCSHVLQTPITVYMRDKNAGTLKIISEYGQEYGKENPIKVLYHGYGHYDVLMSPENSASSKPRWKKR, from the exons ATGGAATTCGGCGAag GCATTCCTGGTGATGGGAGATGTTTGTTCCGGTCAGTAATTCATGGTGCTTGGCTGAGGTCAGGGAAGCAGTCTCCAAGTGAGAGCTGTCAGAAAGATCTTGCTGATGAACTCAGAGATAAA GTTGTTGATGAATTCATCAAGAGGCGGGCAGACACTGAATG GTTCCTTGAGGGTGATTTTGACAACTATGTTGTGCAGATGCGGCAGCCTCATATTTGGGGAGGAGAACCTGAGCTGCTAATGTGCTCACATGTCCTACA GACCCCAATAACAGTTTACATGAGGGATAAGAATGCGGGTACCCTCAAAATTATATCCGAGTATGGTCAAGAGTATGGTAAGGAAAACCCCATCAAAGTTCTGTATCATGGTTACGGACACTATGATGTATTGATGAGTCCAGAAAACAGTGCCTCTTCTAAACC CAGGTGGAAGAAAAGATGA